In the genome of Pusillimonas sp. T7-7, the window CAATGCCTTCTACTTGTCGACCGCCGCCTTGGAAGTACAAGATACCGACCCTGATTATGCCGCGCTGTATATGGCCAATTACCTTTTGGGCGGCTCGGAAACATCGCGTCTGTGGGAGCGTGTACGCGTGAAAGACGGCCTCTCGTACGATGTAGGCAGCAATCTGGACATCTCGTCCTACGAACCGTCTGGCGACTGGAGCATTTACGCCATACACGCCCCCGAGAGCACGGAAAAGTTACTTACGGCAGTAAAAGAGGAGCTACAACGCGCGCTGCAAGACGGTTTTACTGAAGACGAAGTGCGTGAAGGAGTACAAGCCTTGCTGAACTACCGCAAGCTCGCTCGCACGCGTGACGGCGTCCTGGCTTCAACATGGATTAATTACATGCAGCTGGATCGCAGCTTCGACTGGTCGGCCAACATCGACAAGGCCCTATCCGCTCTGACCGCCGACAAGGTGAATGCGGCGCTGCGCAAGGCTCTGAACCCCGCCACGTTCAGCACCGCGATTGCGGCCGACCACAACAAGCAGGAGAAGGCCAGCCAATGAGCAGGCAAAACAAAGCGCGGGCTGTGGTTTGCCCGCGCTTTGTTTTTATACAAGCACTTACGAGAAAAAGTTCTTGACCCGGTCAGTCCAGGACTCGCTCTTGGGCGAGTGCTTTTCACCGCCGTCAGCCAACGATGATTCAAACTGCCGCAAAATAGTCTTCTGGTCGTCGCTCAGGCGCACCGGCGTCTCGACAACGACGTGGCAATACAGATCGCCCGGATAGCTGGCCCGCAAGCCCCGTATTCCTTTGCCACGCAAACGGAAAGTTTTTCCGGTTTGTGTGCCTTCGGGAATGGTGATTTCGCCCTTGCCCGTGAGGGTGGGCACCTGCAGTTCGCCACCCAGTGCCGCAGTGGTGAACGGTATGGTGAGCTCACAATGCAAATCTTCGCCATCGCGCTGGAAAATACCGTGCGGCTTCAAGTGAATTTCAACATACAGGTCGCCCGGAGGGCCGCCATTCACGCCCGGTTCCCCGTTACCAGATGAGCGGATACGCATGCCGTCGTCGATACCAGCCGGTATCTTGACCTGTAGCGTCTTGTTCTTGCGGGTGCGCCCGACACCATCGCAAGCCTTGCAGGGATCGGTAATTTCTTTCCCCGTGCCATGACATGTGGGGCAAGTTTGCTGCACACTGAAAAAACCTTGCTGCATGCGCACCGCACCGGATCCATCGCATGTGTGGCAGGTCTTGGGCTGTGTACCCGGCTTCGCGCCCGAACCATGGCAAACATCGCAGGTTTCCCAGCTTGGCACACGAATTTCCGTGTCAAAACCATTGGCGGCCTGCTCCAGGCTGATATCCAGCGTGTACTTCAGGTCGGCGCCCCGATATACCTGCGGCCCGCCACGGCGGCCACTACCGCCGCCACCAAATATTTCACCAAAAATATCACCAAACGCATCGGCAAAGCCGGCGCCGCCCATACCGCCTGCGCCGCCAGCATTGGGATCCACGCCTGCATGACCGAATCGGTCATATGCACCGCGCTTTTGCTCATCGGACAGCATCTCGTAGGCCTCTTTGGCCTCTTTGAACTTTTCCTCGGCTTCCTTGCTATCGGGATTGCGGTCCGGGTGATATTTCATGGCCAGCTTGCGATAAGCTTTTTTCAGCTCATCGTCCGAAGCATTTTTTGCCACACCCAGTATTTCGTAATAGTCGCGTTTTGCCATATGAATTGCCTGCGTTCAAGACGCTTGCTCTTTTTTCTATGAATAAGAAGGCCCGATTTCCGGCAAAACACCAGAAACCGGGCTCATGTGCACTTTATGCAGCGATTACTGATCGCGCTTGACTTCCTTGAAGTCGGCGTCGACCACATCATCGTCAGCGGGCTTGTCAGCACCATCTTGCGAAGCAGCCTGCTGGGCCTGCATGTCGGCGTACATTTTCTCGCCCAGTTTCTGGGATGCCGTCGACAGCGCTTCGACCTTGGCCTCGATGGCCGCCTTATCGCCGTCCTTCAAGGTTTCTTCGAGCTCCTTCAGGGCAGCTTCAATGGCTTCCTTGTCGGCCGCCTCGAGCTTGTCGCCATACTCTTCCAAAGACTTGCGTGTGGAATGCAGCAGCGCGTCAGCCTGGTTGCGTGTCAATGCCAGCTCGGCAATGCGGTGATCTTCCTCGGCATTGGCCTCGGCGTCTTGCACCATGCGTTCGATCTCTTCATCGCTCAAGCCGGAATTGGCCTTGATGGTGATTTTGTTTTCCTTGCCCGTGCCTTTGTCTTTGGCCGAGACATGCAAAATACCATTGGCATCAATGTCGAAGGTGACTTCGATTTGAGGCGTGCCGCGTGATGCAGGGGGAATGCCTTCCAGGTTGAACTCACCCAGCCCCTTGTTGCCGGCTGCGATTTCACGCTCGCCCTGGAAAACCTTGATGGTCACGGCAGGCTGATTATCGTCGGCCGTAGAGAACACCTGGGAGAACCGAGTGGGGATCGTGGTGTTCTTCTGGATCATCTTGGTCATGACGCCGCCCAGGGTTTCAATGCCCAGGGACAAGGGGGTCACGTCCAGCAGCAGAACGTCTTTGCGGTCACCGGACAACACCGAACCCTGAATCGCAGCGCCTGCGGCAACGGCTTCGTCGGGGTTGACGTCTTTGCGAGGATCCTTGCCAAAGAATTCTTTGACCTTTTCCTGGACCTTGGGCATACGTGTCATACCGCCGACCAGAATCACGTCGTCGATCTCGGAAACCTTGATGCCGGCGTCCTTGATGGCGATGCGGCAAGGCTCGATGGTACGCTCGATCAGTTCTTCGACCAGCGCTTCCAACTTGGCGCGGGTAATCTTCAGGTTCAAGTGCTTGGGTCCCGAAGCATCCGCCGTGATGTAAGGCAAGTTGATTTCAGTTTGCTGTGTCGAGGAAAGCTCAATCTTGGCTTTTTCAGCCGATTCCTTCAGGCGTTGCAACGCCAGCACGTCTTTGGACAGGTCGACACCGCTTTCCTTCTGGAATTCGCTGATGATGTAGTCGATGATACGTTGGTCGAAGTCTTCGCCGCCCAGGAAAGTATCACCGTTGGTGGACAACACTTCGAATTGCTTCTCGCCATCTACATCGGCGATCTCGATGATGGAGACGTCAAAAGTACCGCCGCCCAAGTCATAGACAACGATCTTGCGGTCGCCCTTTTCGGTTTTATCCATGCCAAAGGCTAGCGCAGCCGCTGTGGGCTCGTTGATGATGCGCTTGACGTCAAGGCCGGCAATGCGACCAGCGTCTTTGGTTGCCTGGCGCTGACTATCGTTGAAGTAAGCGGGAACGGTAATCACGGCCTCGGTGACTTCTTCACCCAGGTAGTCTTCCGCCGTTTTCTTCATTTTGCGCAGCACATCGGCCGACACCTGGGGAGGAGCCAGCTTCTTGCCTTGTGCCTCGACCCATGCGTCGCCGTTGTCGGCCTTGACGATGCTGTAGGGCATCAGGTCGATATCTTTCTGTACGGCTTTCTCGTCAAATTTACGACCGATCAGTCGCTTGACCGCATATAGCGTGTTTTGGGGATTGGTCACCGCCTGGCGCTTGGCTGGCGCACCGACCAGAACCTCACCGTCTTGCATATAAGCAACAATAGAAGGCGTTGTGCGTGTGCCTTCAGCATTTTCAATGATTTTGACGCTGCTGCCGTCCAGTACAGCTACACAGCTGTTGGTCGTACCCAGGTCAATACCGATAATCTTGCCCATAATCTTATAACCCTGCTAAATTTTGAATTTGTGGAAACTGCTTGATGGTTCTTAAGTGGGGTTCGCGCCGGTTTTTTCAAGCCTTGCTGTGGAAATTTTGTCTTTTCCGTGCATTAACAAGCTATTTTCAACCAAAAACCACGCAAAACAACCCAAAGAACCTTGCCCGAACGCTTATGCCGCGGTCTTTCCCGACGACACCATGACCAGCGCAGGACGCAGGACCCGGTCGGCAATGGTGTAGCCCTTTTGCAGCAACTGGACGACAGTGCCTTCCGGAAATTCGGACGGCACCGAAGAAATGGCCTGATGCAGGTGCGGGTCGAATTTATCACCCTGAGCAGGCGCCACGTCTTTCAACAGATTGCGCTCAAAAGCTGTATTGAGCTGGCGCAAAGTGGCCTCTACGCCTTCCTTCCAGGCGTCAGCCGTTTGCTCAGTCAGGGCCAAGGCAGCCTCGAGACTGTCTTTGACAGGGATCAGGCTCTCGGCAAAAGACTCGGTACCGAACTTGCGCGCTTTGGCCACATCGTCCTGGGCCCGGCGGCGGATATTTTCGGTTTCAGCCCTGGCACGCAGCAACTCGTCGTGATATTGAGCCACTTTTTCCTGGGTTTCGGACAACAGTGTGGCCCAATCCTCATCGGATTGGGCTTCAACGCCCTGTTCGTTAGTATCGTCGGCTGCGGCTTGCTCTTGATTGACCTCCATCTGTTCAGAGGTATCGACCGCTGGGTCCTGCTGCTTTGGATCCTGAGGTTCTTGGGGTGCCGGCATAAAAAATCTCCACTTCTGAAATCTGAATTGAATTATCCAATTTCAAGCAAATGGGGGCGACCGCCCCCATTTTCAAGACCTGCGCAAATCACGTTCTTGCGCAGCAAAATATATTGAGGCCGAGTTTACACCCAGCCTCCCAGCGACTTTCGGATCAGCGCAGCAAAACCGGCGGCCCAGGCCGGGTCATCGTTCAAGCAGGGAAGATACCGGAACTGCCGCCCCCCTTCGGCCAGGAAGGCATCGCGGCATTGCATTTGGATTTCCTCCATGGTTTCCAGGCAGTCTGCCAGAAAGCCGGGGCACATGACATCGACATGGGTAATGCCTTCGCGCGCCCACTGTCGCAGTGTTGGTTCGGTATAAGGTTCCAGCCATCGCTCTGCGCCAAAGCGGCTTTGGAAGGACACATGGACCAGATGCCCGTCCTGCCCAAGCGCTTGCCTGAGCAGCTTGGCGGTTTCCATGCAGTCGCGATAATAAGGGTCACCCTGTTCTACGGTCCTGCGTGGCAAACCATGAAAACTGAGCAATAGGCGTTGCGGCTTGCCGTTTTGATCCCAAGAATCACGCACTTGCCGGGACAGGGCCTGTATATAAGCCGGGTCATCCTGAAAGCGCTTGATGAAACGCAGCTCTGGCTGATCGCGCAAGCTGGCTGCATGCGCAGTCACCCGGTCAACAGCCGTGGCCGTGGTGCTGGCGGCATACTGCGGATACATGGGCACCGTCAGAATGCGTTGACAGCCCGCCGCCCTGAGCTCATCAATCGCGTCGGCAATCGATGGGTTGCCATAGCGCATGCCCAATACCACCCGCACATCCAGGTCCTGCTCCTGAAGGTGTTTCTGTACACCCTGCGCCTGCAGCCGACTCCACACCAGCAAGGGCGAGCCTTGCTCAAGCCATATTTCCCGATAGCGTGGAGCAAGGGCTGCCGGGCGGCGGGTCAGAATGAAAACTCGCAGAATGATCTGCCACAGCCACTTGGGAATTTCGATGACACGCGGATCGGACAGGAACTCGCCCAAATACCGGCGTATGGAGCTTGCAGTCGGCTCATCAGGCGTACCAAGATTGACCAGCAATATGCCCACAGGGCCCGGATCACGCGGCGGCGGTTCCTGGCTGAACGCATGCGGATCAGCAGGCTCCGGGGAATAAGGTGAGGCAAACAACTTGGGCATGAATGAAAAATCCGATTGATAAATGCTTGCACATGGCCGCAATGGGGCCTTTGCAATCGAAAGCGGCCCCATATTCAAGACTGATTGTGGCTCAGGGCATTGGACAGGAGACGCGCAGTGATATCGACTATGGGAATGACACGCTCGTATGCCATGCGTGATGGCCCGATGACTCCCAACGTGCCGACTACCGTGCCGTCTACGCCATAAGGGGCGGTAATCACCGAAACATCATCCATGGGTACCAGTTGGGAATCGCCACCGATATATATCTGCACACCCTGGGCCCGGCTGGAAACATCCAGCAACTGCAAAAGGTCGGTTTTCTTTTCAAACAGGGCAAACATGCGACGCAGCCTGTCCATATCGGATGCGATTTCGGAAATATCCAGCAGCTTGCTTTCACCAGAGATAACTAGCGAATCGTCGGTGTCAGCTGCCGCCGTACCCGCCTCGACAGCAGCCTGCATCAGACGTGAAATATCGGCCTGCAAGGACGAGAGCTCATCGGCTATGGCTATTTTGACCTGCTCGAACGACATGCCCGCAAAATGCTGGTTAAAGAAATTGCTGGCTTCGATCAGTTCTTGTTCAAGATAGTCGCGCCCTACGAACAAGATGCGGTTCTGCACGTCACCATCCGGGGTGACGATAATTAGCAACACTCTTTTTTCAGACAGGCGTATGAATTCGATTTGACGAAATACCTGGGCACGTTTGGGCGCCAGCACAACGCCCGCAAACTGAGACAGATTGGACAGCAGGGTTGCCGCCGCCGTAACCGCCCTGCCAGGTTCGGCCGCCGGCAGCGTCTGCCTCATTTGGCTAGGCAGAGTCTGAAAACGCTGCACTGCCAGCAGACGATCGGCAAACAGGCGATAGCCCTTGGGCGTGGGAATCCGCCCGGCTGATGTGTGGGGGCTGTGAATCAGGCCCAGATCCTCAAGATCGGCCATGACATTGCGTATGGTCGCCGGCGACAGGTCGAACATCTTCGAGAGCGTGCGAGAACCTACGGGTTGCCCGTCTGCAATATATTTTTCTATGAGCGCTTTCAAAAGCGCGTTGGCACGATCATCCATGACGCTATTCTAAAGAATGTTGCCAGCCCAGGTTTTTATACCTACAGCCATTCGGTTCCAGTAACAATATAATCAATCAGTCTGTATTATTCCATCAATCAACAAGGTTGCGCCTATGCACTTCAAAACCATCGCCATCATAGGCCGGTACCAAGATACCGGCCTTGACGCACCCTTGCGCAAACTTGCCGGCATGCTGCAAGCCGAAGGCTGTAAAGTGCTATTGGAAGCCGATACCGCTCGCAATACCGACATTACCGAGCACCCCATTGCTTCCTATGACGAAATCGGGCAACAGGCTGATCTTGCTATCGTCATGGGGGGCGATGGCACCATGCTGGGCGCTGCCCGCCAGCTGGCCTACAGCAATATCGCCCTGATCGGCATCAACCACGGCAGACTTGGTTTCATCACCGATATTCCGCTGCATAGCTCCGCCGATGCCCTGAACAGCGTCATCCATGGCAATTACGATGCCGAAGACCGCGTACTCCTCGAAGGGCGTGTCGTCCGCGACGATGAAACCTTGTATTCAGGGCTGGCCCTGAACGATGTGGTGCTCAACCGCGCCGGCCGCGGCGGCATGATCGAAGTTCGTGTCGAGTTCGACGGCGCATTCATGTACAGTCAACGCGCCGACGGCCTTATTGTCGCCACACCCACCGGCTCCACGGCCTATTCACTTTCGGCCAATGGGCCTATCGTGCATCCAAAGCTGGCTGCCTTTCTGCTGGTGCCGGTTGCGCCCCAAACCTTGTCCAACCGCCCCATCGTCTTGCCCGATAGCGGCACGCTAAGCCTGACCATCACTGCCCTGGGCCGGGTCGAGTCCGGCGCCAGCGTCCACTTCGACATGCAGACTTGGTCCGAATGCCAGCCTGGCGACCGCATCGATGTGCGCCGCGCCCAGCACACCGTCCGCTTCATACATCCCACTGGTTACAGTTTCTTTTCCACACTGCGCCGAAAACTATACTGGAATCACATGCCCCAACCCTCAGACGAGGCCGAATAAAACTATGCTGCGATCCCTGCATATACGCGACTTCGTCATCGTCGATCAGGCAGAAATACCGTTCGCAGCCGGCTTCACCGTGTTTTCCGGTGAAACCGGGGCAGGCAAATCCATACTTATCGATGCTCTATCGCTTGCGCTGGGCGCTCGGGGCGATGCCTCGGCCATACGTGATGGCGCAACGCGTGCCGATATCTCGGCCGTCTTCTCCCCCCCTGCCAGTTTGCTGGCCTGGCTGCAAGAACACGAATTCGCCAACGACGACGATCTCATCCTGCGCCGGGTCATTGATGCACAAGGCCGCAGCCGTTCTTTCATCAACGGCCTGCCCGTCACGCTAAGTCAATTGCGCGAACTGGGCGAGCAACTGGTCGACATCCATGGCCAGCATGCCCATCAAAGCTTGCTGAAGGCTGCCAGCCAGCGCGAACTGCTCGACACCCAAGGCGGGCACTTGCCTTTGGCACGCCAGGTACAGCAAGCCTGGCAGCAATGGCAGCAAGCCGAAAAAACCCTGGCCGCCGCACTGGCCAATGACGCCACCCTGCAGGCCGAGCGCGAACAGCTCGAATGGCAAGTAGCCGAGCTTGAGCAGTTGGGCCTGCAAGAAAATGAATGGGAAACCCTCAGCACCGACCACAACCGCCTGGCTCATGCACAGGCCCTACTGGATGGCGTCACACAAACACTGGCCGCCCTCGACAGCGACGACAGGCAGGGCTCCGCCATGCAGGCCTTGAATGCCGCGGCCCATGCCATCGGGCAACAGTTACGTCACGATGGCCAGCTTCAAGGCATCTACGATGCCATCGAATCAGCCCGCATCTCGACTGCCGAAGCCGTTTCCGACCTGAACAGCTACCTGAACAAACTCGAACTCGAACCCGAAATACTGGCCCAGGCCGAACAACGCTTGTCCACCCTCTTCGAGGCGGCACGCAAATTCAAGACCGAGCCCGGCGAGCTTCCCGCCTTGATGCAGAGCCTGGCCCAACAACTGAACAACAGCCAGGCCGCCGCCGATACCGAAACGCTGGAAAAACAGCGCAATGCCGCAGTCGCACAATACCAAAGCCAGGCTGAACACTTAAGCAAGGCACGCCAGAAAACCAGTAAAAAAATCTCGCAGCAGGTCACTGCCGCCATGCAGGATCTGGCCATGCAGGGGGGCAGCTTCAAGGTCAACTTATCGGCCTGCCCGCCAGGCTCCAGTGGCAATGAAACCGTCGAGTTTCTTGTAGCTGGGCATGCCGGCACCAGTCCAAGACCACTGGCCAAAGTGGCGTCTGGCGGCGAACTGGCTCGTATATCGCTGGCCTTGTCGGTCATCGCCAGCCAGGCGGCGCGGGTGCCCACACTGATTTTCGATGAAGTCGATACCGGTGTTGGCGGTGCGGTCGCCGAAGTAGTAGGCAAACTGCTGCGTGAATTGGGTGATCGCCATCAGGTGCTATGCGTTACACATCTACCGCAAGTTGCAGCGCGCGGCGTGCATCATTACGAAGTCAAGAAATCAAGCACCAACACCGGCACGCTATCGCAAATCGAAGCCCTGGGGGCCGAAGAGCGCGTCCACGAAATTGCACGCATGCTGGGCGGTCTGAAAATTACCGACACCACCCGCCGACATGCACGCGAAATGCTGTCGGGCGCCGAGTAAACAAGACGCTGCCCAACACGGGCTGGCGTCTGTTATTACAAACCATTCTTGAATAAAGCAAAGCCGGCTTTTGCCGGCTTTGCTTGTTGATGCTGCGTTTTGCTTATTTACTATGCTTTTGCGAGCAGGCGGGGCAAATGCCATACAGCAGCATGGTATGGCTTTCAAGTACAAAACCGTTGTCTTTGGCGACTTTATGCTGACGCTTTTCGATTTCGTGGTCGGTGAATTCGACGACTGTGCCGCAATTGGTGCAAATAAGGTGGTCGTGGTGATCGCCGTCGTTAAGTTCAAAGACCGCCTTGCCGCCATCAAACTGGCTGCGCACCAGGATGCCGGCCTGCTCAAACTGGGTGAGCACCCGGTAAACTGTGGCCAAGCCTATGTCGACATCTTCGGCAACAAGTGTACGGTAGACGTCTTCGGCACTTTGGTGGCGAAGATCGGCCCTTCGAAAAATATCAAGGATTTTCAGGCGCGGGAAGGTCGCCTTCAAACCCATGTTTTTCAGTTCGTTTTGGTCGTTCATAGCTAAAATGTCTCTGGCAGAAATGGTAGGGTGGATCGGGTGTACGCATGGTCTGCGATACGCCCGATGCTGACTAACGCTATTATGCGTTTATTATCCAAGCTTTATGATAACGGTTTTATCCTAGATGAATAACAGGGGCGCTTCGTGCTGACGACTGCTAAACCAAGATTTTCCATGCTTCGGGCCGGCTTGACGGCAGGTGTGCTGACTATGGCCTTGACGGCCTGCGGCGGCACGCACTGGGGCTTTCCGTATCGCCCAGACGTACAACAAGGCAACTGGATCACTGCCGAGCAAGTTGCGCAATTACAGCAAGGCATGACGCGCGAGCAGGTTCGCTTTATTCTGGGCACCCCAACCTTACAGGATATTTTCCGTACCAATCGCTGGGACTATCCTTACTATAACAAGCCTGGCTACGGCGAGGAAGAAAAACGCCAATTCACAGTCTGGTTCGAAGGCGACACGCTGGTGCGCTGGGAAGGCGACGACCAACCCGACCGGCAGCCTTACGAAAAAACCGACAGCGGCGCGGGCGCCACTGCGGAGTCCAAAAATGAACCCAGTACTCGCGAAGCAAATGCCGAAGCCGAGGCCCTGCCCGCCAACAGTACAGAGCACCACCGGTCCATCATCAACGCCAATGAACCACGTCCTGCGGACCCAGGTGCGCATATACCGGGCGCAAACTCTACTGAACCACTACGCTAGGGGGAAATAATGCGTATTGCCATCGCTGGCGCTGACGGCCGTATGGGCCGCATGCTGATTGAAGCCGTTACACAAAGCCCCGACCTGGAGCTCACGGTTGCCCTGGATCGCAGCGGGTCCCCGGCCTTGGGGCAAGATGCTGGCGCCTTGCTTGGGCGCAACACCGGCGTACTGATCAGCGACGACCTTGATGCGCTTGCCAACGCCGACTGCCTGATCGACTTCACTCGACCCGAAGGCACGCTTGCACACCTGCAAGCGTGCATCAAGCACGGCACCAAATGCGTTATTGGCACCACCGGCTTCGACGAACAGGGCAAACAAGCCATACAGGCCGCTGGCCAGAAAATTGCTGTGGTGTTCGCTCCCAACATGAGCGTGGGTGTGAATGCCACCCTCAAACTTCTCGATATGGCGGCCAAACTGCTGAACAGCGGCTATGACGTCGAAGTATTCGAGGCACACCACCGGAACAAGGTCGATGCACCCTCCGGCACGGCATTGGCCATGGGGGAAGCCGTGGCAAACGCCTGGGGCAAGAGGCTGGACGACATCGTAGACTGGGCCCGCCACGGCGAAACAGGCGCCAGGGAAACTGGCAAGATCGGATTTTCAGTACTGCGCGGCGGCGATATTGTGGGCGATCACACAGTCTACTTCTGTGGCACTGGTGAACGCATCGAAATCACACACCGCTCGAGCAGTCGCGCCACTTATGCCCAAGGCAGCCTGCGCGCCGCCCGCTATTTGGCCCGCAAGGAATTTGGCTTGTTCGACATGCAAGACGTACTGGCAACTTGAACGCTGGCCTGAGCAGCCCGCCGCAATGCTGGGCTGTTCACGGTTTACATGTCTTGCGGCCAGGGTTCAACCCACTCGAACCGGCTCCTGCTCCAGCTCCACACCGAAGCGCGCCGCAATGTCGTCCTTGATGGCGTCGGCCAATGCGGCAATATCGCCCGCGTTTGCGCCGCCATCATTAACCAGTACCAAAGCCTGGCGTTCGTGCACCCCGGCCGCGCCCATACGCCTGCCCTTCCAGCCCGCTTGATCAATCAGCCAACCGGCTGCCAGCTTGTATGATCCATCTGGCTGCAGATACGCCACCAAATCCGGATGCTCTTTCTTTAACGCCTCGTACGCCGATAAGGACACCACCGGATTTTTGAAGAAACTGCCCGCGTTACCCAGCACCGCCGGGTCGGGCAACTTGCTTTGTCTGATCTGGCATACGGCGTCGAAAACCTGTCGCGCCGTGACACCGGAACCCGCCGCCTGCAGCACAGGGTGGCGCTGCAGGTCGGGATAGCTGAGCACCGGGCGCCACGCCTTGGGCAAGCGAAAGCGCACCGCTACTATCAGCCATCGCCCCTGCTCCGCCTGCTTGAAAAAGCTGTTGCGATATGAAAACCCGCAGTCCTCCGCCCGCAACTCGGCCAGGCGTTTGTCACGCATATCCCAGGCCAGCAGGCTGTGAAAGCGTTGATCAAGCTCGACACCATAAGCACCGATATTCTGAACGGGGGCCGCACCCACTGTGCCCGGAATCAGGGCCAGGTTCTCCAACCCATTCCATCCTTGTTCGACACAGCGCTCAACAAAATCATGCCAGCGCTCTCCCGCCTGTGCCTCGACGATCCACTCGCCGTTTGT includes:
- the dapB gene encoding 4-hydroxy-tetrahydrodipicolinate reductase, whose amino-acid sequence is MRIAIAGADGRMGRMLIEAVTQSPDLELTVALDRSGSPALGQDAGALLGRNTGVLISDDLDALANADCLIDFTRPEGTLAHLQACIKHGTKCVIGTTGFDEQGKQAIQAAGQKIAVVFAPNMSVGVNATLKLLDMAAKLLNSGYDVEVFEAHHRNKVDAPSGTALAMGEAVANAWGKRLDDIVDWARHGETGARETGKIGFSVLRGGDIVGDHTVYFCGTGERIEITHRSSSRATYAQGSLRAARYLARKEFGLFDMQDVLAT
- the murB gene encoding UDP-N-acetylmuramate dehydrogenase, whose protein sequence is MFFQQAGVCLCFFAGLLPDILSSVGLLLLHVIEQDLTSFNTLGLRSRARSFVRCVSAEQVQALSALADGYRHVFILGGGSNVVLAPELDCLVIKVETAGVELLGDTNGEWIVEAQAGERWHDFVERCVEQGWNGLENLALIPGTVGAAPVQNIGAYGVELDQRFHSLLAWDMRDKRLAELRAEDCGFSYRNSFFKQAEQGRWLIVAVRFRLPKAWRPVLSYPDLQRHPVLQAAGSGVTARQVFDAVCQIRQSKLPDPAVLGNAGSFFKNPVVSLSAYEALKKEHPDLVAYLQPDGSYKLAAGWLIDQAGWKGRRMGAAGVHERQALVLVNDGGANAGDIAALADAIKDDIAARFGVELEQEPVRVG